In Strigops habroptila isolate Jane chromosome 7, bStrHab1.2.pri, whole genome shotgun sequence, the following are encoded in one genomic region:
- the C7H4orf47 gene encoding UPF0602 protein C4orf47 homolog yields the protein MPVEGKSDLERIGLFSEMSYITIGDKYVSHYMRPFNEAASKNKQMLPGGSKTMSALQAGYFDPEFVRVFNGEAYADPVQLRRRYRLAESKKNLGKAFLPSNGDKWPCGLGSFYGTIGGSYPYFSPQVRDKARYVPPGKNFYTNPGKKGTGYGYANLTIGEQYEHLPDEYDLARIIAKKAQEQHKRLFKGGPFRLNLYPQEYFDMNPYFTDKPLPPEKKPPSEKRVALPFIPSSPAKKAGGMKGGTFDPYPSHSAEPYVVKDAKGVTSSKERQIFHPPPGPKSRPVTSVMTLNVKRSLNAKNYKTAQLTFF from the exons ATGCCTGTGGAAGGGAAAAGTGACCTGGAGAGGATTGGCCTCTTCAGTGAAATGAGTTATATTACCATTGGAGATAAATACGTATCACATTACATGC gCCCTTTTAATGAAGCTGCAAGCAAGAACAAACAGATGTTACCTGGGGGGTCCAAAACAATgtcagctctgcaggcaggttATTTTGATCCTGAGTTTGTGAGAGTTTTCAATGGTGAAGCCTACGCAGACCCTGTCCAGCTAAGAAGACGCTATAGATTGGCAGAATCAAAGAAAAATTTGGgcaaagcttttcttcccagTAATGGAGACAAATGGCC ATGTGGGCTTGGCAGCTTTTATGGAACCATAGGAGGTTCATATCCGTACTTCAGTCCACAAGTAAGAGACAAAGCAAGATACGTTCCTCCTGGAAAGAATTTTTATACTAatccaggaaagaaaggaaCTGGATACGG ttaTGCAAACCTGACCATAGGTGAACAATATGAGCATTTACCTGATGAGTATGATTTAGCAAGAATCATCGCAAAg aaagcgCAAGAGCAACATAAACGGTTGTTTAAAGGAGGGCCTTTCAGGTTAAATCTATATCCCCAGGAGTATTTTGACATGAATCCCTATTTTACTGACAAACCTTTGCCACCTGAGAAGAAACCACCTTCAGAGAAGCGAGTTGCACTACCTTTCATACCAAGTTCTCCTGCTAAAAAG gcaggGGGCATGAAAGGAGGCACATTTGACCCTTACCCAAGCCATTCTGCTGAACCTTATGTAGTTAAAGACGCTAAGGGTGTCACATCTAGTAAAGAACGACAGATTTTTCATCCTCCTCCTGGACCAAAAAGCAGACCCGTTACAAGCGTAATGACTTTAAATGTGAAAAG ATCATTAAATGCAAAGAACTACAAGACTGCACAGCTGACATTTTTTTAG
- the UFSP2 gene encoding ufm1-specific protease 2 isoform X3 yields MRPGAAPAAALPDVVILEAMDILFRMRGGLDLAFQLATTDEASTKKALGYVFSDLANKLSSDVLVLRICHSSIYVWPNSGMNTVPELTDESACKEIRRYIQFDQDDETKRKLGKKKDKKLQDTQQIVNIDLMLEMTSSLPALAPVIERENKEHHYINMTLPVDVVISVSPEETWGNVQNLLVKAIHRQLTDMETCIMKYVKGTSVVVPEQFHFMLPGKNHLVTISYPTGISDDQLESYRKELHGLFNLPCDRPYFKRANAYHFPDEPYKDGYLRNPHLHLNSPGMESGMVCLVHGIYSYHHYMQDRIDDSGWGCAYRSLQTVCSWFKHQGYIDAPIPTHKEIQQALVDAGDKPAAFVGSRQWIGSIEVQLVLNQLFGITSKILFVRLSQDVYTGKLEATFSLVSYVVNECNR; encoded by the exons ATgcggcccggcgcggcccccGCTGCGGCGCTGCCGGACGTG gtCATTCTAGAAGCTATGGACATACTCTTTAGAATGAGAGGAGGCTTGGACCTTGCGTTTCAGCTAGCAACTACTGATG AGGCATCAACAAAAAAGGCATTAGGATATGTTTTCAGTGATCTTGCAAACAAACTGTCCTCGGATGTTCTTGTATTAAGAATTTGCCACAGTTCAATCTATGTGTGGCCTAATAGTGGCATGAACACTGTTCCAGAGCTTACTGATGAGTCTGCTTGTAAGGAGATAAGACGATATATACA ATTTGATCAAGATGATGAGACCAAACGAAAGCTTGgcaaaaaaaaggataaaaagttACAAGATACG cagcagatagTCAATATAGACCTCATGTTGGAAATGACGTCTTCATTGCCTGCTTTGGCTCCAGTCATTGAACGGGAAAATAAGGAACACCACTACATAAATATGACATTACCAGTTGATGTTGTTATATCTGTTTCTCCAGAGGAAACATGGGGAAA TGTACAGAATCTCCTGGTGAAAGCAATTCACAGGCAACTAACTGACATGGAAACATGTATCATGAAATACGTGAAGGGAACATCAGTTGTGGTACCAGAACAATTTCATTTCATGTTACCAGGGAAAAACCACCTTGTAACAATCTCGTATCCTACAGGTATTTCAGACGATCAACTGGAAAGTTACAGAAAG GAATTGCACGGGTTATTCAACCTGCCTTGTGACAGACCCTATTTCAAGAGAGCAAATGCTTATCATTTTCCAGATGAACCATATAAAGATGGATATCTCAGAAATCCACATTTACATCTTAATTCACCTGGTATGGAGTCTGGTATG GTCTGTTTAGTACATGGTATCTATAGTTACCACCACTATATGCAAGACAGGATTGATGACAGTGGTTGGGGCTGTGCCTATCGGTCTTTGCAGACAGTCTGTTCTTGGTTCAAGCACCAAGGTTATATCGATGCACCTATACCAACACACAAGGAGATTCAACAG GCACTGGTTGATGCTGGAGACAAGCCTGCAGCATTTGTTGGGTCACGGCAATGGATTGGTTCCATTGAGGTACAACTTGTTTTGAATCAGCTTTTTGGAATAACATCAAAAATACTATTTGTCAG